Proteins encoded by one window of Lepeophtheirus salmonis chromosome 3, UVic_Lsal_1.4, whole genome shotgun sequence:
- the LOC139904898 gene encoding uncharacterized protein isoform X2 produces MTANITTNFENSTSGSKIYYLKGNTTSSSDNSISGSGVLPSIANVTLNSDNSTSGEEIPESVLTALGDEINFTNLTNNLDMKSRLDRFKILQEYYLSDDFMRKKNLRIP; encoded by the exons ATGACAGCAAACATCACAACAAATTTTG AGAATTCAACTTCAGgatccaaaatatatt ATTTAAAAGGAAACACTACATCCAGTTCTG ataattcaaTATCAGGTTCCGGAGTACTTC cGTCAATAGCAAATGTTACATTAAATTCTG ATAACTCAACTTCAGGAGAAGAAATACCTG aATCTGTTCTGACTGCTCTTGgagatgaaattaattttacaaaccTTACGAATAATCTGGACAT GAAATCTAGGCTAGATCGATTCAAAATTCttcaagaatattatttatccgATGATTTTATGag AAAGAAAAACTTAAGAATTCCATAG
- the LOC139904898 gene encoding uncharacterized protein isoform X1 produces MTANITTNFENSTSGSKIYYLKGNTTSSSDNSISGSGVLPSIANVTLNSDNSTSGEEIPESVLTALGDEINFTNLTNNLDMKSRLDRFKILQEYYLSDDFMRLRYLANNEYGERTI; encoded by the exons ATGACAGCAAACATCACAACAAATTTTG AGAATTCAACTTCAGgatccaaaatatatt ATTTAAAAGGAAACACTACATCCAGTTCTG ataattcaaTATCAGGTTCCGGAGTACTTC cGTCAATAGCAAATGTTACATTAAATTCTG ATAACTCAACTTCAGGAGAAGAAATACCTG aATCTGTTCTGACTGCTCTTGgagatgaaattaattttacaaaccTTACGAATAATCTGGACAT GAAATCTAGGCTAGATCGATTCAAAATTCttcaagaatattatttatccgATGATTTTATGag ACTGAGATATTTAGCTAATAATGAGTATGGAGAGAGAACAATTTG A